Part of the Labrenzia sp. PHM005 genome is shown below.
AATTGGGGCAAGCGTGCCGAATATCTATACGCCGAAGGAAATGCTGGCGAAACTTGTGTCGTTCAATACAGTTTCAAGCCACAGCAACCTCGAACTGATTGCTTTTGTTGAAGACTATCTTTCTTCGCATGGTGTTACATCTCACAAAGTACCGGATGAAACAGGCGAAAAGGCCGCCTTGTTTGCAACGGTTGGCCCTTCGGTAGATGGCGGTATCGTTCTGTCCGCACACACCGATGTGGTGCCCGTTGAAGGTCAAAACTGGTCCTCGGATCCTTTTACCGCCCGCGAAGAAGACGGCCGACTTTATGGGCGTGGCACAGCGGATATGAAAGGCTTTGCCGCGACTGTCCTCGCAAAGGTTCCCGATTTTCTCGCCGCGAGCCTCTCAAAACCGGTCCACATCGCGTTGTCTTATGATGAAGAAGTCGGCTGTTTTGGTGCGCCGCCAATGATCAAGTCGATGCTTACCAACGGGCCTCAGCCTGCCGCTGTCATTGTTGGCGAACCAACCAACATGAAGGTTGTCACAGGACACAAGGGCATCGCGGTTCTGAAAACCCAAGTTCACGGCCATCCAGTGCACTCCAGCCAGTTGCATCGGGGTGTTTCTGCGATTTCGGCCGCCGTTAAGCTGATTTCCTGGCTTGATGACCGCACAGCGGAAAACAAAGCCAAAGCCGATCCGGAATGCCCATTCGAACCGCCCTACACCACTTTACACTGCGGAACGATCCAGGGAGGCAAAGCCCACAACATCACGGCGCAGTCCTGCGAATTCATGACCGACATCCGGCTGCTACCGGGGGAAAACATCCATGACTGGATCAAAGCCTACCAGGATTTTGCAAAAACCCATGTTTTGCCGGACATGCAAGCCATCTCAAAAGATTGCAAGATCGACATAGATGTTCTGGCCACTGTTCCGG
Proteins encoded:
- the argE gene encoding acetylornithine deacetylase, encoding MPNIYTPKEMLAKLVSFNTVSSHSNLELIAFVEDYLSSHGVTSHKVPDETGEKAALFATVGPSVDGGIVLSAHTDVVPVEGQNWSSDPFTAREEDGRLYGRGTADMKGFAATVLAKVPDFLAASLSKPVHIALSYDEEVGCFGAPPMIKSMLTNGPQPAAVIVGEPTNMKVVTGHKGIAVLKTQVHGHPVHSSQLHRGVSAISAAVKLISWLDDRTAENKAKADPECPFEPPYTTLHCGTIQGGKAHNITAQSCEFMTDIRLLPGENIHDWIKAYQDFAKTHVLPDMQAISKDCKIDIDVLATVPGLSEERDGTAEELVRRLTGDNGHHVVVYATEGGQFQEHGLSTVVCGPGSIDQAHQPDEFIELAELDRCTVFLDDLCGKVLR